The region AGGAGATCATCGGCTTCTTCATCTCCGGACATCCGCTCGAACGGTTTCGCGCCGTCGTCGAGGTCGTCGGCACACGGACGACCGCGACCCTTGGCGAGTGGGACGAGCGGCCGGTCACGATCGCCGTGGTGGTGACGGCGATCAAGCGGCAGATCTCCAAGAAAACCGGCAAGGAATACGCGCGGATCACGCTCGAGGATTTCCACGGGACGGCGGAGGCAATCGTCTTCCCCGAAGCGTGGAGCAAGCTCAACCAGGTGATCCGGGTCGACACCGCGATGATGCTCAATGGCGGATACTCCCCGCGGGATCGCGGTGAGGAACAGGCGCCGTTCATCGTCGAGGGGGCCCGCGATCTGGCCGAAATGGAAGCGTCCGGGTCGCTGGCGGTTGCGATTCAGTGGGACTCCCCGGCGCCGCCGTCGGCCGACGTGGTCGGGGCGGTGGTACAGGTCTGCGAGGCCCACCCCGGCCCCGCCGCGCTCTATATTCAGTGGACTGATGGCAACGGCCAGTCGGCGCGGCTCCGGTCGCGCCGGCTGCGGATCGGCGCCGAAGAGGAGACGCTCCGGGCACTCCGCGACCTCTTCGGTACGACGGCCGTTTCACTGATCCGGGCGGAGTGATCTGATGGCCGTAGCGTACACCCTCGAGTTCGAGAAGCCGCTCGCCGAGCTGGAGCGCCAGATCGACGAGCTGAAGCGGATCAGCGGCGAGCGCGGGATCGATGTGGCCGAGGAGATCGGCACCCTCGAAGCGAAGCTCGGCGCGCGCCGCGACGAGATCTATCGCAACCTCACGCCGATGCAGCGCGTCCAGGTGGCCCGGCATCCACGCCGGCCGTACACCCTCGACTACCTCTCCTCCATCTTCACCGACTTCATCGAACTCCACGGCGACCGGCTCTTCCGCGATGATCCGGCGATCGTCGGCGGATGGGCACGGATCAATCGCCAGTCGGTGATGGTCATCGGACACCAGAAGGGCCGCGACACCAAGGAGAACATCAAGCGCAACTTCGGGATGCCGCATCCCGAGGGGTATCGCAAGGCACTGCGCCTGATGCAGGCCGCTGCGCGCTTTCATGCGCCGATCATCACGCTGATCGACACCCCCGGCGCCTATCCCGGACTTGGCGCCGAGGAGCGCGGTCAATCGGAGGCACTGGCGCGGAACATTCTCGAGATGTCGGCGCTCGCCACCCCGATCATCTCGGTGGTGATCGGCGAAGGCGGCTCCGGCGGTGCGCTCGCCCTTGGTGTTGCCGATCGGGTGATGATGTTCGAAAACTCGGTGTACTCGGTGATTTCGCCCGAGGGATGCGCCGCAATCCTCTGGAAGGATGCGACCCAGCGCGAGCGCGCCGCCGAAGCGCTCAAGCTCACCGCCGAGGACCTCACCCGGCTTGGCCTGGTCGACGAGATCATCGCCGAACCGCTGGGTGGTGCGCACTTCGATCCGGAATCCACCGGCGAAGCGTTGCGCGAGGCGCTCATCAAGGCACTCGCCGAGCTCAACAAGGTCCGCCCCGAAAAGCTGGTCAAGCGCCGCCACGACAAGTACGCGGCGATGGGATCGTACGCCAACGCGTGACGATGCAAACGGTCGAGGTCCGCTTCAAGGGAAATCGCCGCGGCTTCTTTGACTGGGGCGTCGCGTCGGCTCCGCTGCGCCTCAATGAGGCGGTCCTCGTGCAGGCGGAGCGCGGCCTCGATTTCGGCCGGGTGAACGCGGTAGGTGCCGCGGCGCTCGCCAAGTGCGGCGGCTGTTCCTCCTGCGAGACCTCACCCGCAACCGGCGTTGAAGGGCGAGGAACCGCCGTTGCGGATGAATCCCCGACCGACGCAATACCGGCCACCTCGGTGGCAGCAGCCGAACACGCGTCGCCCGCCGAAGCCGCAACTCCCGACACGCCAGATGAGATCGCGGCGCCCACCGAATCGTCCGCCGCCGAATCGGTACCGGCAGCAGCACCGAAGCCCGAAGGCGAGCAGCGCCCGCGCGTGATTCGCCGCGCGGGGCCGCGCGACGTGGCCCAGCACGAAGAGCTCCGCCGCAACGAAGACGACGTGCGCCGCCAGGTGACTGAGCGCGCCACGCGCCAGAAGCTGCCGATGCGCGTCTCCGATGCCGAATGGCAGTGGGACAAGAACCGGCTGACGATCTATTTCACGGCGGAGACGCGAGTCGACTTCCGCAACCTGGTTCGCGAGCTCGCCACGCAGTTCCGCACCCGGATCGAGCTGCGCCAGATCGGCGTTCGCGACGAGGCGGCGCGGATCGGCGGGATCGGCCGCTGCGGACGCGAGTTCTGCTGCAGCACCTGGCTCACCAACACCGGACCGGTGAATCTCTCGCTGGCGAAGGATCAGCATCTGTCGCTCAATCCGGCCCAGATTTCCGGCGGCTGCGGCCGGCTGCTCTGCTGCCTCAAGTACGAGCACGAGTTCTATCTCGCGTCGCGCAAACGCTACCCCAAGGAAGGGAAGACAGTGGTGACGTCGCGCGGCCCCGAGAAGGTGATCGCCGTCGACATCTTCCGCGAGCGCGTTGCGCTCCGGAGCGACGAGCATGGCAGCCGGATCATCGCCGCGGTCGACCTCCGCGACGAAATGGAGCGCGCGGCAGCCGCTGGCCCGCCCGACGCGACAACGCCTGCGCCGGCGCCCACAGCTGCACCCCATGACAAGAAGCGCCGCCCGTGACGAAGGCGTTTTACATCACGACCGCGATCGACTACTCCAACGGCGACCCGCATCTCGGCCACGCGCTGGAGAAGGTCGGCGCGGATGCGATCGCCCGCTGGCACCGCCTCAACGGTGAGGCGGTCCATTTCCTCATGGGGATGGACGAGAACGCGCAGAAGGTGATCCAGGCAGCCGAAGCGGCCGGAAGCACGCCTGCGGAGTGGCTCGACGCGATGAGCGAGCGCTTCAACTCGACCTGGAAGCGGCTCGAATGTTCTCACGATGAGTGGATGCGCACCACCGAGCCGCGCCACGCACGCGGCGTGACTGCACTGATTGAAGCGATCCGGAATCGGAATCCCGAGGATCTCTTCGTCGGCGAATACGAAGGACTCTACTGCGTCGGCTGCGAGGAGTTCAAGTCGGAAAGCCAGATTCGCGACGAACGGTGCATCGAGCATCCGTCACGCGAGCTGGTTCACACCAAGGAGCGGAATACCTTCTTCCGGCTGTCGCGCTGGCGGGATACCGTGCTGGAGAGGACCCGCTCTGGCGAGTTCCGCGTCGAACCGGAGATCCGCCGCAACGAAATCCTCCGCGTCCTCGAGGACGGCCTCCAGGACATCTCGATTTCGCGCGGACGCCTGCCGTGGGGGATTCCCTTCCCCGGTACCAACGATGAGACGGTCTACGTCTGGTTCGACGCGTTGATCAATTACCTCAGCGCCACGGGATATCCCGACGCCAACTACACCAACCTCTGGCCGGCCGACGTGCACGTCGTCGGCAAGGGAATCACCCGCTTCCACTGCATCATCTGGCCGGCGATGCTCCTCGCCGCGGGCGTGGAACTGCCGCGGATGGTGTGGGCGCACGGGTACGTGCAGTGGGGCGGCGCCAAGGTGAGCAAGTCGGAAGGCACCTCCGTGTCGCTCGACGAGGCGATTGACTATCGCGGCCCCGACGCGCTCCGCTGGTTCCTCCTCCGCGAAGTCGGCTTCGAGAACGACGGCGATTTTTCCTTCGAACGCTTCGACGCCCGCTACGA is a window of Gemmatimonadales bacterium DNA encoding:
- a CDS encoding OB-fold nucleic acid binding domain-containing protein, producing EIIGFFISGHPLERFRAVVEVVGTRTTATLGEWDERPVTIAVVVTAIKRQISKKTGKEYARITLEDFHGTAEAIVFPEAWSKLNQVIRVDTAMMLNGGYSPRDRGEEQAPFIVEGARDLAEMEASGSLAVAIQWDSPAPPSADVVGAVVQVCEAHPGPAALYIQWTDGNGQSARLRSRRLRIGAEEETLRALRDLFGTTAVSLIRAE
- a CDS encoding acetyl-CoA carboxylase carboxyltransferase subunit alpha, whose amino-acid sequence is MAVAYTLEFEKPLAELERQIDELKRISGERGIDVAEEIGTLEAKLGARRDEIYRNLTPMQRVQVARHPRRPYTLDYLSSIFTDFIELHGDRLFRDDPAIVGGWARINRQSVMVIGHQKGRDTKENIKRNFGMPHPEGYRKALRLMQAAARFHAPIITLIDTPGAYPGLGAEERGQSEALARNILEMSALATPIISVVIGEGGSGGALALGVADRVMMFENSVYSVISPEGCAAILWKDATQRERAAEALKLTAEDLTRLGLVDEIIAEPLGGAHFDPESTGEALREALIKALAELNKVRPEKLVKRRHDKYAAMGSYANA
- the ricT gene encoding regulatory iron-sulfur-containing complex subunit RicT, with the protein product MQTVEVRFKGNRRGFFDWGVASAPLRLNEAVLVQAERGLDFGRVNAVGAAALAKCGGCSSCETSPATGVEGRGTAVADESPTDAIPATSVAAAEHASPAEAATPDTPDEIAAPTESSAAESVPAAAPKPEGEQRPRVIRRAGPRDVAQHEELRRNEDDVRRQVTERATRQKLPMRVSDAEWQWDKNRLTIYFTAETRVDFRNLVRELATQFRTRIELRQIGVRDEAARIGGIGRCGREFCCSTWLTNTGPVNLSLAKDQHLSLNPAQISGGCGRLLCCLKYEHEFYLASRKRYPKEGKTVVTSRGPEKVIAVDIFRERVALRSDEHGSRIIAAVDLRDEMERAAAAGPPDATTPAPAPTAAPHDKKRRP
- the metG gene encoding methionine--tRNA ligase; the encoded protein is MTKAFYITTAIDYSNGDPHLGHALEKVGADAIARWHRLNGEAVHFLMGMDENAQKVIQAAEAAGSTPAEWLDAMSERFNSTWKRLECSHDEWMRTTEPRHARGVTALIEAIRNRNPEDLFVGEYEGLYCVGCEEFKSESQIRDERCIEHPSRELVHTKERNTFFRLSRWRDTVLERTRSGEFRVEPEIRRNEILRVLEDGLQDISISRGRLPWGIPFPGTNDETVYVWFDALINYLSATGYPDANYTNLWPADVHVVGKGITRFHCIIWPAMLLAAGVELPRMVWAHGYVQWGGAKVSKSEGTSVSLDEAIDYRGPDALRWFLLREVGFENDGDFSFERFDARYDGDLANGLGNLASRVTAMIVKYRQGTIPSVTTATSLDTAAAAAQQSYAEAFARNAIKDAAAALSDLVTAADGFIAATAPWSLAKAGNDAELDGTLSALARTLVRLAVMASPFMPTKAQALWTALGQSGSPGDPEAWARAKDPDIGGSKVTKPDNLFPKPAA